The region ATGGATGAACTCTTCAGCACGGCCTCGTAAACGATCTGCTGCTGGGAGAGCTTGGTCATGAGTTCTCCGACATCCACGTCTTCAATATGCGAGATACGGTCCTTCTCGTTCAGTTCAAGACTGGAAAGAACCCTGTCCGCCACAGCAAGCCTGTTTTCCCTGCCGCCCACATCGGCAGCCTTGGTCAGCACGTGCTTCTGCGAAGCATTCAGATCATCAAGACACTGCTGGACACCAGTCTGATTGTTGGTCTCCAGAAAAGCCACGAGATTACCCATGGTTTCAAACATGTTCTGGGTAACGCCGCTACTGCCGTCCATGAGCATACTATTACCGTTAAAAACTACACTGGCCGCGCTATCACCGGGCCTCTGGTAAACACCGCCGAAAAGATCCTTACCTATATCATTTATACGTACAAATTCATTTTCCTGAATCTGAACATCAATGGCCGCAGTATCGGGATGAATCAGAAACTGGTCGCCGACAGCCAGCACACCGCCGTTATCATCCAGCGTAAAGGTTCCATCGGGAAGGGCGAGCACTGCGGAGGAACCTGCAGCACCTGCTGGCTTCACATTACCTTCATTCCAGGTCACTCCACCGTCAGAACTGTAGGAATAAGTGATTTCATCATCCACGTCACCGGTAGTGGCATCAATCCTGACCACCACATCCTCGGTAAAGGCACCGGCGGCAGAAACATCAGCTGTGGGGAAAGCACCACTCATGCGGACAACATTGATCTCGTCCGCATCATCTCCGACATATTCGGCAGTGGGCCTTACCCACAGCCATGTACCGGAAGTGTCGTTGGTATTGTTGGGGTCATTGCCGACCACAGGAATATTGACCGCAGGAGTACCGAGATCAAAATCCAGAGTCACCCCGTCCAAATCCAGTGTGGTAGCACTGGCAGCAAGGGTCTTGGTAGTGAAGGTATTCCCGCCGTCCTTGGAGTAGCGGTACTGGATAGGATCAGCATCCCCAATGTCATCGGTATCGAGAAACTGTACCAAGATAGTTTTTTCTGAACTGCCGGCAATGGTAAAATCACGAGAAGAGACATTGGAATCGTTGGTGGTCATCCAAAGCTTTTCAACAAAGGCGTTATCTTCCACCTTGTGACCGGCGTAGATGCTCTTGCCTTCGTATTCTGTATTGGCAAGGGAGACCATCTGTTCGAAAAGCTGGCGGGCTTCATAACTGATCTGCTCCCTGTTGTCAGCACTCAAAGTTCCGGACGCCCCCTGCTCGGCCAGTTCCTTGGCACGGGTCAGGATGGTGGAAACCTGAGTCAGGGTGGTGTCGGAAAGCGAGAGCCAGCCCTTGGCTGTATCAATGTTATCCCGGTACTGCTGCACAGTGGCGAGAGTTTCACGGTGATCCAGAATACGGGCCATGCCAACAGGATCATCGGAAGGCTTGTTCACCTTCTTCTGAGTCTGCGCCTGAATATTGGTCTCCACCAGATCGGTAAGAGACGTATTCATATTGGACACGTATGTGTTAAAAAGCATTTGCTGTGATACTCTCATAGCCCTTCTCCCTCTGCCTTCTTACAGCTCACCTTAGTTCTTCATTCCCAGCAGGGTCTGAAGCATCTGGTCGGCGGTTGTGATCAGCTTTGCCGCAGCAGTATATGAGTGCTGGTACTTGATCAGGTTACTCATTTCTTCATCAATATTCACACCCGACACAGCCTGCTGCTTGTCATTAAGATCGGATGCAAGTGTCGTCTGGAAATTTTTGTTGAACTTGGCGGTTCCGGTATCAGCACCGACAACTGCAACAGTACCGTCATAATATTCAATCAAAGTCTGCTTGGTTGTTCCGTCAAATGAAGTGGTTATTTCCAAATCGGTCATACCCATTTCTTTCATTTTCAGGGCATTGGTATTGTCACCTTCATTGTATTCCCCTGCACCATTGACGTGTCCTGCATTGATAAAATCAATATCCCCGTTGACGGAATTATTCACCCCTATATCCGAGGCATTTGAACCTTCAAAATAGGTATTCAGTCCGAGAGCTGCATACACCCCGGAAGTATCGGTACCCAGCTGGAATTCATGGTTGCCATCAGTCGTGATCTGTAACTTGTGATTTTCAATTGTAGCGGAAACCCCGGTCAGTGCATCGATGGCATCCCGGACATCTTCCAATGTATCAGTGGCCGGATCAAAGCTGATGGTATTGGTAGAATCAAGAGCACCGGTAGTAGAATCGTAAATGTAAAACATGCAATTTCCAGACTGAAGTCTGTCCGCAAAAGGCAACCCGGAAGAACCGCTTCCCAGTGCTACGGTATCGGCTGCTACCGCGTAAGTCCCTTCCATGGAGTTATGGGCCTTGATCCCCGCTCCCTGAGAATGGATACGGTTGGTCTGCCAGATTACTTCCTTGGTCAGGGCGTCCATGCGCTCTTTGTATCTGCCCACAGCGTTGTCGCGAAAGTTGAAAAGCCCCGCAAGCGAACCGCCGGTAAGCCTTCTGGTGTCATCCTGCCCGGCAAAGTTGATCTGCGGGGTGATGTTCTCCTTGGTGGAGGTGTTCTCAACCCAGTACAAAGCACTCTTTGGTACGATGGAAAACTTATCACCAACTGAAATGGGGTTAGCGGGAGTTGCAGTGGAATCAGTCGGAGTACCGAACCAGATTTTCAGGTCACCAACCTGAATAGGCCCGCCATCACCACTGGCGGAAAATTCCTTGATGGTCCCGTCATCATTCTTCAGCCAGGTGGTTCCGCCGTCGAGGGAAACCCTGTATTTGGCTGCAGTGGCACCACCGCTTGTATCCCCGCCAGAGGTACATTCCAGAGTGTATTCAAACTCGCTGGAACCGTCGAAGTAGGCCTTGCCGTCGAAAGTTGAAGACGGGTCCAGATTATTCGTGCTCTGCGGGCCGTCATAGGAAATGCTGAAATGCTTATCGCCGTCCACCAGAGTCTGTCCGGCACCGGTAAGCAGGGTGATGTTGCCCTTACCGTTGTCAATAAACTTGGTATCCATGATCTCGGAAATTTCCCGGATCAGGGTGGACCGTTCATCATAAAGGGCGTTGGGATTGTTCTGGCCGTCAACCTGCTGGGTGTTGATCTGCTGATTGATCTCCGCGATACGGGCCATGATATCGTTGGCCTTGGTCACATCCTGCTTGATGTAATCTTCAACCTGCTGCTGATAGCGGGTCAGGTCGTTTTCCATGGAGTGCAGAGAGTTGACAAGGTTGGTGGTATCGCTGAGCAACTGCTGACGGGAAGCAGCGTCGTTAGGACGCTGGCTGAGATCCTGCCAGTCATTGAAAAATTTGGTCAGGCTGGAGTTGAGCCCATAGCCTTTTGATTCGTTAAAAAGGGATTCAACACTGGTCAAAGAATTGTACAGGTTATCCCAGCGCTCACGCATGGTGGCTTTATCGTTGTAACTGTTCTCCACGAACTGGTCGAAATTGCGATAAATTTCAGCAGCACGTACACCGGTGCCGATCTGGCCCGGATTGTAGTTGATGCTCATCTGCTCTTCGAGACGAACATTGCGGCGGGAGTAACCTTCAGTGTTA is a window of Desulfovibrio sp. JC010 DNA encoding:
- the flgL gene encoding flagellar hook-associated protein FlgL, with amino-acid sequence MRVSQQMLFNTYVSNMNTSLTDLVETNIQAQTQKKVNKPSDDPVGMARILDHRETLATVQQYRDNIDTAKGWLSLSDTTLTQVSTILTRAKELAEQGASGTLSADNREQISYEARQLFEQMVSLANTEYEGKSIYAGHKVEDNAFVEKLWMTTNDSNVSSRDFTIAGSSEKTILVQFLDTDDIGDADPIQYRYSKDGGNTFTTKTLAASATTLDLDGVTLDFDLGTPAVNIPVVGNDPNNTNDTSGTWLWVRPTAEYVGDDADEINVVRMSGAFPTADVSAAGAFTEDVVVRIDATTGDVDDEITYSYSSDGGVTWNEGNVKPAGAAGSSAVLALPDGTFTLDDNGGVLAVGDQFLIHPDTAAIDVQIQENEFVRINDIGKDLFGGVYQRPGDSAASVVFNGNSMLMDGSSGVTQNMFETMGNLVAFLETNNQTGVQQCLDDLNASQKHVLTKAADVGGRENRLAVADRVLSSLELNEKDRISHIEDVDVGELMTKLSQQQIVYEAVLKSSSMIMKMNLLNYV
- the flgK gene encoding flagellar hook-associated protein FlgK: MPGVNSLLNLGTGALFASQSAISVTGDNISNVNTEGYSRRNVRLEEQMSINYNPGQIGTGVRAAEIYRNFDQFVENSYNDKATMRERWDNLYNSLTSVESLFNESKGYGLNSSLTKFFNDWQDLSQRPNDAASRQQLLSDTTNLVNSLHSMENDLTRYQQQVEDYIKQDVTKANDIMARIAEINQQINTQQVDGQNNPNALYDERSTLIREISEIMDTKFIDNGKGNITLLTGAGQTLVDGDKHFSISYDGPQSTNNLDPSSTFDGKAYFDGSSEFEYTLECTSGGDTSGGATAAKYRVSLDGGTTWLKNDDGTIKEFSASGDGGPIQVGDLKIWFGTPTDSTATPANPISVGDKFSIVPKSALYWVENTSTKENITPQINFAGQDDTRRLTGGSLAGLFNFRDNAVGRYKERMDALTKEVIWQTNRIHSQGAGIKAHNSMEGTYAVAADTVALGSGSSGLPFADRLQSGNCMFYIYDSTTGALDSTNTISFDPATDTLEDVRDAIDALTGVSATIENHKLQITTDGNHEFQLGTDTSGVYAALGLNTYFEGSNASDIGVNNSVNGDIDFINAGHVNGAGEYNEGDNTNALKMKEMGMTDLEITTSFDGTTKQTLIEYYDGTVAVVGADTGTAKFNKNFQTTLASDLNDKQQAVSGVNIDEEMSNLIKYQHSYTAAAKLITTADQMLQTLLGMKN